A single window of Undibacterium sp. 5I1 DNA harbors:
- a CDS encoding DUF2846 domain-containing protein, giving the protein MKRLLGTFRSLRLLTLSVIALSSLASGLLTGCASVQMASQEQDVRAKTFKTNPSQANIYIYRNELFGAVSKMPVELDGKEIGQTTSKSYVLVSVNPGQHKLASKAENESVLSIMTEAGKNYFVWQEVKLGFISAGSKLQLVDATTGQAGVNGSELITISGAYSTKFASSSNRASSQIMDGNGTASLQKVEFRPGSSSVTVEKLAKQNNCNGGQGAGLLTPPGPIEIYRMSCEGGGTFMARCELRQCQMMK; this is encoded by the coding sequence ATGAAACGTTTGCTCGGCACTTTCAGATCACTCAGATTACTTACACTCAGCGTAATAGCGCTATCTAGCTTGGCCTCCGGCCTGTTAACTGGTTGTGCATCGGTACAAATGGCCAGCCAAGAGCAGGATGTACGAGCTAAAACCTTTAAAACTAATCCAAGCCAAGCCAATATCTACATTTATCGCAATGAGCTCTTTGGTGCCGTCAGCAAAATGCCGGTAGAACTCGACGGAAAAGAAATCGGCCAGACTACGTCAAAAAGTTACGTGTTAGTCAGCGTTAATCCTGGTCAACACAAGTTGGCATCAAAAGCAGAAAACGAATCAGTTTTAAGTATTATGACTGAAGCCGGGAAAAATTATTTTGTCTGGCAAGAAGTCAAATTAGGGTTTATATCGGCGGGCAGCAAATTGCAATTGGTCGATGCAACAACGGGTCAAGCTGGGGTCAATGGTTCTGAATTAATCACTATATCCGGTGCCTACAGCACAAAGTTCGCGTCATCCAGCAACAGGGCTTCTAGTCAAATAATGGATGGCAATGGAACTGCGTCGCTGCAAAAAGTAGAATTCCGTCCTGGAAGTTCATCGGTGACGGTAGAGAAACTAGCGAAACAAAATAACTGCAATGGAGGGCAAGGAGCGGGCTTGCTGACGCCACCTGGTCCAATAGAAATTTATCGTATGAGCTGTGAAGGCGGCGGCACGTTTATGGCGCGTTGTGAATTACGCCAATGTCAGATGATGAAATAA
- a CDS encoding PrkA family serine protein kinase, protein MKIFDNYTARYERTREEEYSLPEFLELCKKNPLAYATAPERMLAAIGEPEMVDTRHDSRRSRIFSNKVIKIYPAFREFYGMEEVIEQVVSYFRHAAQGLEERKQILYLLGPVGGGKSSIAEKLKYLMEKIPFYCIKDSPINESPLGLFDEAEDGTILEEDFGIPRRYLRNIPSPWAVKRLHEFNGDINQFRVVRRYPSVLKQVAISKTEPGDENNQDISSLVGKVDIRKLEDYAQDDPDAYSYSGGLCLANQGLMEFVEMFKAPIKVLHPLLTATQEGNFKGTEGFGAIPFEGIILAHSNESEWKTFKNNKNNEAFLDRIYIVKVPYCLRVSDEVKIYDKLVRTSSLSEAPCAPGTLKMMAQFAVLSRLKEPENSSIFSKMQVYDGENLKDTDPKAKSRQEYADYAGVDEGMNGLSTRFAFKILSKVFNFDNTEVAANPVHLLYVLEQQIEREQFAPETEQKYFSYIKEYLAQRYAEFIGKEIQTAYLESYSEYGQNIFDRYVTFADFWIQDQEFRDPDTGESFDRDALNNELEKIEKPAGISNPKDFRNEIVNFVLRARAQNAGKNPTWTSYEKLRTVIEKKMFSNTEELLPVISFNAKASADDANKHQEFVSRMVAKGYTAKQVRLLCEWYLRVRKSS, encoded by the coding sequence ATGAAAATCTTTGACAACTACACAGCACGGTATGAGAGGACTCGTGAAGAAGAATATTCTTTGCCAGAGTTCTTAGAATTATGTAAGAAAAATCCATTGGCTTACGCCACCGCCCCCGAACGCATGCTGGCCGCGATCGGTGAGCCAGAAATGGTTGATACGCGTCATGATTCCCGACGTTCACGCATCTTCTCCAACAAAGTCATCAAAATTTATCCCGCCTTCCGAGAATTTTATGGAATGGAAGAGGTGATAGAGCAAGTCGTATCTTATTTCCGTCATGCTGCACAAGGCTTAGAAGAGCGCAAACAAATCTTGTATTTGTTAGGCCCCGTCGGTGGCGGTAAATCTTCGATAGCCGAAAAGCTGAAGTATTTGATGGAGAAAATTCCGTTTTATTGTATTAAGGATTCGCCCATCAACGAATCGCCTTTGGGCTTGTTTGATGAGGCTGAGGACGGAACGATTTTAGAAGAAGATTTTGGGATCCCACGGCGCTATTTACGCAATATTCCTAGTCCTTGGGCGGTTAAACGCTTGCATGAATTTAATGGTGACATTAATCAATTCCGTGTGGTCAGGCGCTACCCATCTGTATTGAAACAAGTAGCGATTTCTAAGACCGAACCTGGCGATGAAAATAATCAGGACATTTCTTCTCTGGTCGGCAAAGTAGATATCCGCAAGTTAGAAGATTATGCACAAGATGATCCCGATGCCTACAGTTACTCGGGTGGCTTGTGTCTTGCCAACCAGGGTTTGATGGAATTTGTAGAGATGTTTAAAGCGCCAATCAAGGTGCTGCATCCATTGCTGACTGCGACGCAAGAAGGTAATTTTAAAGGTACTGAAGGCTTTGGCGCGATTCCGTTTGAGGGCATTATTTTGGCGCACTCAAACGAATCTGAATGGAAAACTTTTAAGAACAATAAAAATAATGAGGCTTTTTTAGATCGTATTTATATTGTCAAAGTACCGTACTGCCTGCGGGTCAGCGATGAGGTAAAAATTTACGACAAGCTGGTACGTACATCTTCATTGTCCGAAGCACCTTGCGCGCCGGGCACATTAAAAATGATGGCGCAGTTCGCCGTATTATCACGGCTGAAAGAGCCGGAAAATTCCAGCATCTTTAGCAAGATGCAGGTCTATGACGGTGAGAACTTAAAAGACACTGACCCCAAAGCAAAATCGCGTCAGGAATACGCGGATTATGCCGGCGTTGATGAGGGAATGAATGGACTTTCTACCCGTTTCGCTTTCAAGATTTTATCGAAAGTATTTAATTTTGATAATACCGAAGTAGCTGCAAATCCCGTTCATCTCTTGTACGTACTGGAGCAGCAAATTGAACGTGAACAGTTTGCCCCAGAAACGGAGCAAAAATATTTTTCCTACATTAAAGAATATTTAGCACAACGTTATGCAGAGTTTATTGGTAAAGAAATTCAAACCGCTTATTTAGAAAGTTATTCCGAATACGGCCAGAATATTTTTGACCGTTATGTAACCTTTGCCGATTTCTGGATACAAGATCAAGAGTTCCGCGATCCTGATACCGGTGAAAGTTTTGATCGTGATGCACTAAACAATGAATTGGAAAAAATTGAAAAGCCAGCAGGCATTTCCAACCCTAAAGACTTTAGAAACGAGATCGTCAATTTTGTGTTGCGTGCCAGAGCACAGAACGCTGGTAAAAATCCTACCTGGACAAGTTACGAAAAATTACGCACGGTCATAGAGAAAAAAATGTTCTCTAATACCGAAGAGTTATTGCCAGTCATTTCATTCAATGCCAAGGCGAGCGCCGACGATGCTAATAAGCATCAGGAGTTTGTGTCGCGTATGGTTGCAAAAGGCTACACGGCCAAACAGGTACGCTTGTTATGCGAATGGTATTTGCGAGTGAGAAAGTCTTCTTAA
- a CDS encoding YeaH/YhbH family protein, protein MVHLIDRRVQGKNKSAPNRERFLRRYKGQIKEAVARAIKGRSITDFENGENIRIPVKDVSEPTFGHDRGGVWETVQPGNQEYLKGDQVARPKGGAGSGKGQAGNSDELSEDDFVFQLSREEFMNYFFEDLELPNLIKTQLASTTDFKSQRAGYKTSGTTSSLHVLRSLRGALGRRIAVGGRSARRLKQAEAEMADLLQTVSDMADERIVLLKQEIHHLRTRLLAIPFIDPFDLRYSNRIKVPKPSTQAVMFCLLDVSGSMDEQKKEIAKRFFILLYLFLTRAYEKIDVVFIRHHTAALEVDENEFFHSRESGGTIVSSALHLLTKIIKERYPSGDWNAYVAQASDGDNWDNDSIACRQLLINTIMPLVQYYAYVEITEGDPQNLWEEYAQVTDHHAHFAMQKIRTPADIYPVFRELFKKQSK, encoded by the coding sequence TTGGTTCATCTGATAGATAGACGTGTACAGGGAAAAAATAAATCTGCCCCAAATCGTGAGCGGTTTTTGCGGCGCTACAAAGGGCAGATTAAAGAGGCGGTTGCACGCGCGATCAAAGGGCGTTCAATTACTGATTTTGAAAATGGCGAAAATATTCGCATTCCAGTTAAGGATGTAAGTGAACCTACCTTTGGTCATGACAGAGGTGGTGTGTGGGAGACAGTGCAACCTGGTAATCAAGAATATCTAAAAGGTGATCAGGTTGCCCGGCCCAAAGGTGGTGCAGGATCAGGAAAAGGGCAAGCCGGTAATAGCGACGAGTTAAGTGAGGATGATTTTGTTTTTCAGCTTAGCCGTGAAGAATTCATGAATTACTTTTTTGAAGATCTGGAGCTGCCAAATCTGATCAAAACTCAACTGGCATCCACCACTGATTTCAAAAGCCAGCGCGCCGGTTACAAAACCTCAGGCACCACCTCCAGCTTGCATGTACTCCGTTCTTTACGCGGCGCTTTAGGGCGGCGTATTGCCGTCGGCGGCAGATCTGCAAGACGATTAAAACAAGCAGAAGCCGAAATGGCAGATTTGTTGCAAACGGTCTCCGACATGGCGGATGAGCGCATCGTGTTGCTAAAACAAGAGATACATCATCTGCGTACTCGTTTGTTGGCAATCCCATTTATTGATCCGTTTGATTTGCGCTACAGCAATCGCATCAAAGTACCGAAACCCTCTACGCAAGCTGTCATGTTTTGTTTGTTGGATGTATCGGGGTCTATGGACGAACAAAAGAAGGAAATCGCTAAACGTTTCTTTATTTTGTTGTATCTGTTTTTGACCAGAGCGTATGAAAAGATTGATGTGGTGTTTATCCGTCACCACACAGCTGCATTAGAAGTGGATGAGAATGAGTTTTTTCATTCACGCGAATCAGGCGGCACCATCGTATCTTCTGCTTTGCATTTGCTGACCAAGATCATCAAAGAACGTTATCCCAGTGGTGATTGGAACGCCTATGTAGCGCAAGCCTCTGATGGCGATAATTGGGATAATGATTCTATCGCCTGCCGCCAGTTATTGATCAATACAATTATGCCGCTGGTTCAATACTATGCTTACGTAGAAATCACCGAGGGCGACCCCCAAAATTTATGGGAGGAATACGCCCAGGTAACAGATCATCATGCGCACTTTGCGATGCAAAAAATTCGGACACCGGCGGATATTTACCCAGTGTTCAGAGAGTTGTTCAAGAAACAAAGCAAATGA
- a CDS encoding SpoVR family protein yields the protein MDSDKNHTAISKTESTGEVNETSDVNANSTNRANVNGATIPTDGVRPKNPHRLPEQSEWTFELIEQVHDEIRRVAQYFHLDTYPNQLEIITAEQMMDAYASVGMPVSYHHWSFGKHFVSTERNYKRGQMGLAYEIVINSDPCISYLMEENSLTMQALVIAHAAYGHNSFFKGNYLFRTWTDADAIIDYMVFARNYVSDCEQRYGVEAVELLLDSCHALQNYGVDRYKRPAKLSLAEEREKQEERERYLQSQVNDLWRTLPRRDETVASEEVLRFPHEPQENLLYFIEKYSPLLEPWQRELVRITRKISQYFYPQRQTQVMNEGWATFWHYTILHQLYDEGIVGDGFMIEFLQSHTNVVYQPPVTSRHFSGINPYALGFAMMRDIRRICENPTEEDKHWFPDIAGSDWQKTLDFAMRNFKDESFIAQFLSPKLIRDFHFFAVLDDDSQDKLNISAIHDENGYQYLRQQLAGQYNLGNREPNIQVWSVDLQGDRALTLRHTEYQRRPLNKQTDEMLKHVARLWGFDVYLETVDTQNKILHTQECKWEKRSRVR from the coding sequence ATGGACAGCGACAAAAACCATACCGCAATTAGTAAGACAGAAAGCACTGGTGAAGTGAATGAAACCAGTGATGTCAATGCTAACAGTACCAACCGTGCCAATGTAAACGGCGCTACTATACCGACTGACGGAGTGCGTCCTAAAAATCCTCATCGCTTGCCAGAACAGTCCGAATGGACGTTTGAGTTAATCGAACAAGTGCATGATGAAATCCGTCGTGTTGCACAATATTTTCACCTCGATACTTATCCTAATCAATTAGAAATCATCACCGCAGAGCAAATGATGGATGCTTATGCATCCGTTGGTATGCCGGTCTCTTACCACCACTGGTCATTCGGTAAGCATTTTGTATCGACTGAGAGAAATTACAAACGTGGCCAGATGGGTTTAGCGTATGAGATCGTGATTAATTCTGATCCTTGCATCTCCTATTTAATGGAAGAAAATAGTTTGACCATGCAGGCTTTGGTAATTGCCCATGCTGCGTATGGACATAATTCTTTTTTTAAAGGGAATTATTTATTCCGGACCTGGACTGATGCCGATGCGATCATTGACTACATGGTATTCGCCCGAAATTATGTTAGCGATTGTGAGCAGCGCTATGGTGTAGAAGCGGTGGAGTTATTGCTGGATTCTTGCCATGCTTTACAAAATTACGGAGTCGATCGTTACAAACGTCCCGCTAAATTGTCGCTGGCAGAAGAGCGAGAAAAACAAGAAGAGCGCGAGCGATATTTGCAATCACAAGTTAATGACTTATGGCGCACTTTGCCACGCCGCGATGAGACAGTAGCGAGTGAGGAAGTGCTACGCTTTCCTCACGAGCCGCAAGAAAATCTACTCTACTTTATTGAGAAATATTCGCCTTTGCTAGAGCCGTGGCAGCGTGAATTAGTGCGTATTACACGCAAGATTTCTCAGTATTTTTATCCCCAACGCCAAACCCAGGTAATGAACGAAGGATGGGCAACCTTTTGGCACTACACGATTTTGCATCAGCTATATGACGAGGGCATTGTTGGTGATGGTTTTATGATTGAGTTTTTACAAAGTCATACAAACGTCGTTTATCAGCCGCCTGTGACCAGTCGTCATTTCAGTGGAATTAATCCCTACGCGCTCGGTTTTGCGATGATGCGTGATATCCGGCGTATTTGTGAAAATCCAACTGAGGAAGATAAACATTGGTTCCCGGATATTGCTGGCAGCGATTGGCAAAAGACGTTAGATTTTGCGATGCGTAATTTTAAGGACGAAAGTTTCATCGCCCAATTTTTATCACCTAAATTGATACGTGACTTTCACTTCTTTGCGGTATTGGATGATGATAGCCAGGATAAATTAAATATCTCTGCCATCCATGATGAAAATGGTTACCAATACCTGCGCCAGCAATTGGCAGGACAATACAATCTGGGTAATCGTGAGCCTAATATTCAGGTCTGGTCCGTAGATTTGCAAGGCGACAGGGCGCTGACGCTGAGGCATACCGAATATCAACGGCGTCCGTTAAATAAGCAAACCGATGAAATGCTCAAACACGTAGCGCGCTTGTGGGGATTTGATGTGTATCTGGAGACCGTCGATACGCAAAATAAGATATTACATACACAAGAATGTAAATGGGAGAAACGTAGCCGCGTACGTTAA
- a CDS encoding MarC family protein, which translates to MSISVIVFFKALIVVPITLLPILNPIAIAPIFLSMTGPIETIVARRLAKRIALNCFFLLMGAIFIGSYVLDFFGISLPIVRVAGGIVVAMAGWKLLNDQEQDKLRTSVAESQIGIWSKEELRRRSFYPFSFPLTVGPGTIAASVTLGTQMPNKPVDFLITSIASAIGVLLTTLVIYLCYRFARNMERFLGDIGAIVLLRLSAFILLCIGIEIGWTGISDLLVDLKLH; encoded by the coding sequence ATGAGCATTTCAGTGATTGTTTTTTTTAAGGCCTTGATCGTGGTTCCGATCACGCTGCTGCCCATCTTAAATCCGATAGCGATTGCGCCGATTTTTCTCTCAATGACCGGGCCGATTGAGACGATTGTTGCTCGTCGTCTGGCAAAGCGCATTGCACTGAATTGTTTTTTCTTGTTGATGGGGGCGATTTTTATCGGCTCTTATGTTCTGGATTTTTTCGGTATCTCACTCCCTATCGTGCGGGTAGCGGGTGGGATAGTCGTAGCGATGGCAGGCTGGAAGCTATTGAATGACCAAGAGCAAGATAAGTTGCGCACTTCGGTTGCCGAGTCACAAATAGGTATATGGAGCAAAGAAGAATTGCGTCGTCGTAGTTTTTATCCCTTTAGTTTTCCGTTAACGGTCGGTCCCGGAACGATTGCGGCATCGGTCACACTGGGCACGCAAATGCCAAACAAGCCGGTGGATTTTCTGATTACCAGTATCGCTTCTGCTATTGGGGTTTTGTTGACAACTTTGGTAATCTATCTGTGCTATCGCTTTGCCCGCAATATGGAGCGATTTTTAGGTGATATCGGAGCGATCGTTTTGTTGCGTTTATCCGCTTTTATTTTGCTTTGTATTGGTATTGAAATTGGCTGGACGGGAATTTCTGATTTGCTAGTGGATTTGAAATTGCATTAA
- a CDS encoding PepSY domain-containing protein: MSTHLSTNEASSGNTAAMLYRIFWRLHFWSGLMTAPILLFAAVSGILYIFTPQIEAWKYQDLDQVDRIMSRLPLDQQLAAAQSALPGKTVKTIIPAYLEGETTKIVFGEARQEREQLLPKASIAAVPAGTNTSEHSDHIEHKHPAPVDKISKESKTDHSEHNTNQPAAAETIVAYVDPGTARVQGALAESDRFRNWSRKLHSNMLQGDGWRWLIELGASWMLLMMITGIYLWWPRGKASWRSVLQWTGNNTALNTRANWRYLHSIVSVALGLVTLTILLTGITWSKYAGENFRMIQNLTSQNSPRAPKNLISIVPVDGAAALSLQAIYTKAKQLAPDIQMQLTPPKASGGIWRVENYDRSQPAKRFQLVLDAYAGNALYQSDWASLPTLARATAVGIAFHRGEFGWWNQALLVLVGLSVMFSVISGYVMWLQRRKARSISAPKIQSYHIRAVPWWMWVSLLGLGIFLPTLGMSLLIILSLEAGALLWQRQPVM, from the coding sequence ATGAGCACTCATCTGTCTACTAACGAAGCATCAAGCGGCAACACCGCAGCCATGTTATATCGCATCTTTTGGCGACTACATTTTTGGTCAGGTTTAATGACTGCACCTATTCTTTTATTCGCTGCGGTCAGCGGCATCTTATATATTTTTACGCCGCAAATCGAAGCATGGAAATATCAGGACTTAGATCAGGTAGACCGCATCATGTCTCGCTTGCCGCTAGACCAGCAACTGGCAGCAGCACAATCTGCGTTGCCAGGAAAAACCGTCAAAACAATCATCCCAGCGTATCTGGAAGGTGAAACCACCAAAATCGTTTTTGGCGAAGCAAGGCAAGAGCGCGAGCAACTATTACCGAAAGCATCGATAGCGGCGGTACCGGCAGGAACAAACACTAGCGAGCACAGTGATCATATTGAGCACAAGCATCCAGCGCCTGTCGATAAAATCAGTAAGGAAAGTAAGACAGATCATTCAGAGCACAATACCAACCAGCCTGCGGCTGCCGAAACAATCGTTGCCTATGTTGATCCCGGCACGGCAAGAGTACAAGGGGCATTGGCAGAATCGGATCGTTTTCGTAACTGGTCACGCAAGCTGCATTCAAATATGTTGCAAGGTGACGGCTGGCGTTGGCTGATTGAGCTGGGAGCGAGCTGGATGTTATTGATGATGATCACTGGCATCTATCTCTGGTGGCCACGCGGCAAAGCAAGTTGGCGTAGCGTCTTGCAGTGGACAGGAAATAACACCGCGCTAAATACTCGCGCCAACTGGCGCTATCTGCATAGTATCGTCAGCGTTGCCTTAGGATTAGTCACACTGACGATCTTATTAACCGGCATCACCTGGTCAAAATATGCGGGAGAAAATTTCCGCATGATTCAAAACCTGACATCACAAAATTCGCCCAGAGCACCCAAAAATCTGATCTCAATCGTACCAGTTGATGGAGCTGCTGCACTGAGCCTGCAAGCCATATATACCAAGGCAAAACAGCTCGCACCCGATATACAAATGCAATTGACGCCACCAAAAGCTTCGGGCGGTATCTGGCGTGTAGAAAACTATGATCGTAGCCAACCTGCAAAGCGATTTCAGCTAGTATTAGATGCCTATGCAGGCAACGCTTTATACCAGTCTGACTGGGCAAGCTTACCGACCCTGGCACGCGCCACCGCAGTTGGTATCGCTTTCCATCGCGGTGAGTTTGGCTGGTGGAATCAAGCTCTACTGGTGTTAGTAGGATTAAGCGTGATGTTCTCCGTCATTTCAGGCTATGTGATGTGGCTACAACGCCGCAAAGCAAGATCCATTTCTGCGCCTAAAATCCAAAGCTATCATATACGTGCCGTCCCCTGGTGGATGTGGGTCAGTTTGCTGGGATTGGGTATTTTCTTACCCACTCTGGGAATGAGCCTCTTAATCATTTTAAGTTTAGAAGCAGGTGCACTGCTGTGGCAAAGACAGCCTGTAATGTGA
- a CDS encoding TonB-dependent receptor — protein sequence MKSSLKPLVLLIATTFSGGSLAQGVASDQQLQSVAIDGNRLPLAPNLPMTTASMTAQELREQQNVFNPEDVLRNLPNTTIRKRYSGDRNALIGGRSFGTTQAPRGLVFMDGYLISNFLGRFDAPRWNMIAPEEIERVDVLYGPFSAIYPGNSIGTTVVMTTKKPKTFEGSARFAVQSESFDAYGQSETFTNTQASVLLGDKLASGWSYRLMLNRQDSTGHPMQYYTVNANAAGIFVPPTGSKPTTPVTGVQYDAAPTGQTRAVFGANAGAIDHTVQTTAKAVAGYDITSAISAEAMLAWWTNDTVTRNNSFLRDANGNRIWSGRVSNNGNVFDIPANSFAPYNRAETHLQAGLTVKSHYQTGWNMSVVASQYRILKDLQRNANFADPIAANGGAGNAVLRDGTGFRTFEVQSAYTPVAGDFGDGKHALTFGIHANDYHLQQSTQTLNNDWRTGAGAENQFVGGDTRLFALYAQDAWRFASDWRATFGLRLESWKAFNGVQRFIPGATQNYTERSISAASPKVSLAWEATDDMTLRLSAGRGTRFATVAELFQGSQSGSAIVVNDPNLKPEQSDAVELMLEKRYRNASLRVSLFQDDIRNTIWSQTNTAVFPNITNVQNVGRVRTRGIELAAEMDNLFINGLNLDGNLAFNDSKIIENDNFIASVGKTWVRIPRVRSAVTLSYATSNKWSVAGTYRYSGRQYNEMTNIDINPDTYGGLSRVKQLDLRVLFKPAKGLELAAGIDNVFDYRAYQSHPLPARNLFAEARYAF from the coding sequence ATGAAATCATCCCTTAAACCTTTAGTTTTACTCATCGCTACCACCTTCTCAGGGGGCAGTCTCGCGCAAGGCGTCGCCAGCGATCAGCAATTGCAGTCGGTGGCAATTGATGGCAACCGCTTGCCGCTCGCACCCAATCTGCCGATGACCACTGCCAGCATGACTGCCCAAGAGTTACGCGAGCAGCAAAATGTTTTTAATCCAGAGGATGTCCTGCGCAATCTCCCCAACACCACAATCCGCAAACGTTATAGCGGCGACCGCAACGCACTCATAGGTGGTCGTAGCTTTGGTACCACACAAGCACCGCGTGGTCTGGTATTTATGGATGGCTATTTGATTTCTAATTTCCTCGGACGCTTTGACGCGCCACGCTGGAACATGATCGCACCTGAGGAAATCGAACGCGTCGATGTTTTATACGGCCCCTTCTCTGCTATTTATCCTGGTAACTCTATCGGCACAACAGTGGTAATGACGACGAAAAAACCGAAGACGTTTGAAGGCTCAGCCCGCTTTGCGGTACAGTCAGAAAGCTTCGATGCGTATGGTCAGAGCGAAACTTTTACGAACACCCAAGCCTCCGTTTTATTGGGCGACAAACTGGCGTCCGGCTGGTCCTATCGATTGATGCTGAATCGTCAGGATTCTACCGGCCACCCTATGCAGTACTACACAGTCAACGCCAATGCTGCTGGCATTTTTGTCCCGCCTACTGGTAGCAAGCCAACGACGCCAGTCACTGGCGTGCAATACGATGCTGCACCAACCGGACAAACCCGCGCTGTGTTTGGTGCCAACGCTGGCGCAATTGACCACACCGTACAAACCACTGCAAAAGCGGTCGCCGGCTACGACATCACGTCAGCGATCAGTGCCGAGGCAATGCTTGCCTGGTGGACGAATGACACCGTCACTCGCAACAACAGCTTTTTACGCGACGCAAACGGCAATCGGATATGGTCGGGGCGCGTCAGCAACAACGGCAACGTCTTCGATATTCCGGCGAATAGTTTTGCCCCTTACAACCGTGCAGAAACCCATTTGCAAGCGGGTCTGACCGTCAAATCCCATTATCAGACGGGCTGGAATATGTCAGTCGTCGCCAGTCAATATCGAATACTTAAAGACCTGCAACGCAATGCTAACTTTGCTGACCCAATCGCGGCCAATGGCGGTGCCGGTAACGCAGTATTGCGAGATGGCACAGGCTTTCGTACGTTTGAAGTCCAGTCTGCCTACACACCAGTGGCGGGTGATTTTGGCGATGGCAAACACGCATTGACTTTTGGCATTCACGCCAACGATTACCATTTACAACAAAGCACTCAAACCCTGAACAACGACTGGCGTACTGGCGCAGGCGCAGAGAATCAATTTGTTGGCGGCGACACTCGTTTGTTTGCGCTATACGCGCAGGATGCATGGCGCTTTGCAAGCGACTGGAGAGCCACATTTGGTTTGCGGCTAGAATCTTGGAAAGCCTTTAATGGCGTGCAACGGTTTATCCCTGGCGCAACCCAGAATTATACCGAGCGATCTATCTCAGCCGCCTCACCTAAAGTATCACTTGCATGGGAAGCCACCGACGATATGACTCTGCGTTTATCTGCAGGTCGCGGTACCCGCTTTGCTACCGTGGCAGAACTATTCCAGGGATCGCAATCAGGTAGCGCCATCGTCGTGAATGATCCTAATCTTAAACCAGAACAATCCGATGCAGTAGAGCTGATGTTAGAAAAGCGCTACCGCAATGCCAGCCTGCGGGTTTCGCTTTTCCAGGATGACATACGCAACACTATCTGGAGCCAGACCAATACGGCTGTTTTTCCTAACATCACCAATGTACAAAATGTGGGACGAGTCCGCACCCGAGGGATAGAGTTGGCAGCAGAGATGGACAACCTCTTTATCAATGGCCTTAATCTGGATGGCAATCTGGCTTTTAACGACAGTAAAATTATCGAGAATGATAATTTTATCGCCTCCGTCGGAAAAACCTGGGTACGTATTCCACGTGTGCGCAGTGCCGTCACACTAAGCTATGCGACGAGCAACAAATGGAGTGTCGCCGGGACTTATCGCTACTCCGGTCGTCAATACAACGAGATGACGAATATCGATATCAATCCAGATACCTATGGCGGTTTATCACGGGTTAAACAACTAGATTTGCGGGTGTTATTTAAGCCAGCAAAAGGTCTGGAACTAGCAGCAGGTATCGATAACGTATTTGATTATCGCGCTTATCAATCGCATCCTCTACCAGCGCGCAATTTGTTTGCCGAAGCCCGTTACGCATTTTAA